One Paenibacillus crassostreae DNA segment encodes these proteins:
- the pcrA gene encoding DNA helicase PcrA — protein sequence MQLIDIHEAIKKLNPPQQQAVVATDNPLLIMAGAGSGKTRVLTHRIAYLIATRKAPPWAILAITFTNKAAREMQERVSKLVGREGRDIWVSTFHSMCVRILRKDIERIGFSSSFSILDSTDQLSVIRNCMKELNIDTKKFEPKAIQSIISAAKNELLLPDQFEQKATDYFEELAAKVYKMYQRRLKNNNSLDFDDLIMTTIQLFREVPEVLDFYQKKFQYIHVDEYQDTNRAQYMLCRMLAEGHHRICVVGDSDQSIYRWRGADISNILNFEKDYPEAQTIYLEQNYRSTSNILNAANEVINLNTGRKPKKLWTDKGEGAKIKVYRASSEHDEGYFVTSEITKNVKAGQSYQNHAILYRTNAQSRVIEEILIKSDIPYQIVGGIKFYDRKEIKDLLGYLKLLSNPDDDISLTRIINVPKRAIGDTTVAKLAAAASERGTSIFRVLRYVDDLGFAGKTRDALVGFYDMIASLHQMVEYSSVTELTEKILEFSKYREDLDKEKTLESRSRLENIDEFLSVTMEFEKNNEDKSLISFLTDLALIADIDSVNDDPEEQTDSVILMTMHSAKGLEFPVVFIVGMEEGVFPHSRAFSDNEELEEERRLAYVGITRAEQQLFLSCAQMRTLFGRTTANQPSRFLEEIPDELKEDTEMSGGRDRYQRGNSGGAYGGRGQGSSGGSNFGRGGGFNSSLSGSGAQAGSANSRVTVTTSLKENTEAGNTGDLSALKAGEKVSHGKWGIGVVVSVKGSGNDTELQIAFPAPVGVKRLLAGFAPITKVE from the coding sequence ATGCAACTTATTGATATACATGAAGCGATCAAGAAGCTGAACCCTCCGCAGCAACAAGCGGTTGTAGCCACAGACAACCCTCTATTAATTATGGCAGGTGCAGGAAGTGGAAAGACGCGGGTGCTGACGCATCGGATCGCGTATCTGATTGCCACTCGCAAAGCGCCACCGTGGGCTATTCTGGCGATTACTTTTACGAACAAAGCAGCACGTGAAATGCAGGAACGCGTATCGAAGCTCGTAGGAAGAGAAGGACGGGATATTTGGGTATCTACTTTCCACTCCATGTGTGTACGTATTTTGCGCAAAGATATTGAACGGATTGGATTCAGCTCAAGCTTCTCGATTCTGGATTCGACCGATCAACTCTCAGTTATTCGTAATTGTATGAAGGAACTCAATATCGACACGAAGAAATTCGAACCGAAGGCGATTCAGTCCATTATTAGTGCTGCTAAGAATGAGCTCCTATTACCGGATCAATTCGAACAGAAGGCGACTGATTATTTCGAGGAACTTGCGGCTAAAGTATATAAGATGTACCAAAGACGTCTCAAGAACAACAACTCGTTAGATTTCGACGATCTGATTATGACGACCATTCAATTATTCAGGGAAGTACCAGAAGTTCTTGATTTCTACCAAAAGAAATTCCAGTACATTCATGTCGATGAATACCAGGATACGAACCGTGCGCAGTATATGCTGTGCCGTATGTTAGCAGAAGGCCATCATCGTATTTGTGTCGTAGGGGATAGTGACCAATCGATCTATCGCTGGCGCGGAGCGGATATTAGCAACATTCTGAATTTCGAGAAGGATTATCCCGAAGCGCAGACCATATACTTGGAACAGAACTATCGTTCAACTTCGAATATCCTGAATGCAGCCAATGAAGTCATTAATCTGAATACAGGACGCAAGCCGAAAAAGCTATGGACGGACAAGGGCGAAGGCGCCAAGATCAAAGTATATCGTGCAAGCTCGGAACATGATGAAGGATATTTCGTGACATCAGAGATCACTAAGAATGTGAAAGCTGGGCAATCCTATCAGAATCATGCCATTCTTTATCGTACGAATGCTCAGTCTCGGGTAATAGAAGAAATTCTGATCAAATCAGATATACCCTACCAGATTGTTGGCGGCATCAAGTTCTATGATCGTAAAGAAATTAAAGACTTGCTCGGATACTTGAAGCTTCTGTCCAATCCAGATGATGATATTAGTTTAACGAGAATTATTAATGTTCCCAAAAGAGCGATCGGTGACACCACAGTAGCGAAATTAGCTGCAGCTGCATCGGAGCGTGGAACTTCTATATTCCGAGTGCTTCGGTATGTGGATGATCTTGGCTTCGCTGGCAAAACACGTGACGCCCTTGTTGGCTTTTACGATATGATCGCATCTCTCCATCAGATGGTGGAATATTCCTCAGTTACGGAGTTGACGGAGAAGATTCTTGAGTTCTCTAAATACCGTGAAGATTTGGATAAGGAGAAGACCCTTGAATCACGCTCTCGCTTGGAAAATATCGACGAGTTCCTATCTGTAACGATGGAATTTGAGAAGAATAATGAAGATAAGTCTTTGATATCTTTTCTAACAGACCTCGCTCTGATCGCTGATATTGATAGTGTGAATGATGATCCAGAAGAACAAACTGATTCCGTTATTCTCATGACGATGCATAGTGCTAAGGGCTTGGAGTTCCCAGTTGTATTCATCGTTGGGATGGAAGAAGGAGTATTCCCTCACAGTCGCGCTTTCTCAGATAATGAAGAGTTGGAGGAAGAACGTCGTCTTGCCTATGTAGGTATTACACGAGCTGAACAACAATTATTCCTCTCCTGTGCACAAATGCGGACATTGTTCGGACGGACGACAGCGAATCAACCTTCTCGTTTTCTAGAAGAGATTCCAGATGAACTGAAAGAAGATACGGAGATGTCGGGCGGTCGTGATCGCTATCAGCGCGGTAATAGTGGTGGTGCTTATGGTGGACGTGGCCAAGGTAGTAGTGGAGGAAGTAACTTCGGTCGTGGGGGTGGATTTAATTCATCGCTAAGTGGGTCTGGTGCGCAAGCGGGATCCGCGAATAGTCGTGTGACGGTTACCACTTCCCTGAAGGAGAA
- a CDS encoding acyltransferase family protein, whose translation MGKYNWLYQIRGMAIIAVVVCHQQGLLHSSEWIQLLTLYSVTIFIFCAGVTQAFSLKKLNSSFITNERYSFSEYIINRLKPIILSYIVVTIAYLSQRNMWTGLEWDMLFNALLTFSASPPLYFLRYFIVLICVAPILFAFVNIILKKNSSGVVTNLKIIILLILTFLIGYYSIGKLDSLGQSYLFVYTAGIIFGSLPFPKVKNVQLPFIITTLMFGLWSTKEFYWARVAGNFNYAEGIDSLVPKLQMNPPNLSIIIYSAGCFFLFYWCFKKVEIHQDRIPVFVLYPFKALTLMGKYSLDIFLWHLFVQTFLTSFEINLLPNIWVKRIVYYSAMFFIPVIFRILYEKLKNYIYDNYKK comes from the coding sequence ATGGGGAAATATAATTGGCTTTATCAGATTAGAGGAATGGCAATAATAGCTGTAGTAGTTTGTCATCAACAAGGATTATTGCATAGTTCAGAATGGATACAGTTACTAACTTTATATTCAGTTACGATATTTATTTTTTGTGCTGGTGTGACACAAGCGTTTTCTTTAAAAAAATTGAATAGTAGTTTTATAACCAATGAACGATACTCATTTTCTGAATATATTATTAATAGATTAAAACCAATTATATTATCATATATAGTCGTAACTATCGCATATTTATCTCAACGTAATATGTGGACGGGGCTAGAATGGGATATGTTATTTAATGCGTTGTTAACATTTTCAGCTTCACCACCACTATATTTCCTTCGATACTTTATTGTATTAATATGTGTGGCTCCAATTTTATTTGCCTTTGTAAATATTATTTTGAAAAAAAACAGTTCGGGAGTTGTTACTAATTTAAAAATAATTATATTATTAATTTTAACTTTCTTAATAGGTTATTATTCTATAGGTAAATTAGATTCATTGGGTCAAAGTTATTTATTTGTTTATACAGCTGGAATAATATTTGGATCACTGCCTTTTCCAAAAGTTAAAAATGTACAATTACCATTTATTATTACTACACTAATGTTCGGGTTGTGGTCTACAAAAGAATTCTATTGGGCAAGAGTTGCAGGGAATTTCAATTATGCTGAAGGAATTGATTCTCTTGTGCCCAAATTACAAATGAACCCACCTAATTTATCAATTATCATATACTCGGCAGGATGTTTTTTCTTATTTTATTGGTGTTTTAAAAAAGTAGAAATTCATCAAGATAGAATACCTGTATTTGTTTTGTATCCTTTTAAGGCTTTAACATTAATGGGAAAGTATTCTTTAGATATTTTTTTATGGCATTTATTTGTTCAAACATTTTTAACTAGTTTTGAAATTAACTTATTGCCCAACATATGGGTAAAAAGGATTGTGTATTATTCTGCGATGTTTTTTATTCCAGTAATTTTTCGAATCCTATACGAAAAACTAAAAAATTATATATATGATAATTATAAAAAATAA
- a CDS encoding DUF3953 domain-containing protein — protein MLKLIKYIVAIITMIMASYGLITEHFELNTYMVFLLGVFMLIIGLEELRKSHKKFWYMSIVISLFSFFVSIQSLFIY, from the coding sequence TTGCTAAAACTCATTAAATACATTGTAGCCATCATTACAATGATTATGGCTAGCTATGGGCTAATTACTGAGCATTTTGAGTTAAATACGTATATGGTATTCTTATTAGGTGTATTTATGTTGATAATAGGGTTAGAAGAACTTCGTAAAAGTCATAAGAAATTCTGGTATATGAGTATTGTGATTTCGTTATTTTCTTTTTTTGTTTCTATACAAAGCCTTTTCATATACTAA
- a CDS encoding type II toxin-antitoxin system RelE/ParE family toxin: MNIYFKDSKIEKAMNNERESIKTWGPDNARKIRTRMSELHAADNLSQLSHVPPSRLHALTGNRKDQFSITVKEPFRIIFEALNDPVPRLLDGGIDKTRITEIMIIEVVNYHG; this comes from the coding sequence ATGAATATATACTTTAAAGACAGCAAGATCGAGAAAGCGATGAATAATGAAAGGGAATCCATAAAGACTTGGGGACCTGATAACGCTAGGAAGATTAGAACAAGAATGTCAGAACTACATGCTGCGGATAATCTATCGCAACTAAGCCATGTTCCCCCATCGAGGCTTCATGCATTAACTGGAAATAGAAAAGATCAATTTTCTATTACTGTGAAAGAACCGTTTAGGATTATATTTGAAGCACTTAATGACCCTGTCCCTAGGTTATTGGATGGAGGAATTGATAAGACTAGAATTACAGAAATTATGATTATTGAGGTGGTGAACTATCATGGTTAA
- a CDS encoding ImmA/IrrE family metallo-endopeptidase: protein MVNHYEYEPNYAVPPGETLLDTLEELGMTQAELAKRMNRPVKTINEIIKGKAEITPATSLELEKSTGVPSALWNNLEKKYRDKLARIKERARLENQVDFLKNIPVKDMIQRGWITECKDSIEQLIEVLKFFRISTTEAWEAIWGNELSGNVAFRKTLSYESDKGAISSWLRRGEIEAEQIICNPFNKTKFKYLLENDLKTLTKEPNPDQFLPELIQQCSDVGVAVVIIRELPGCRVNGATYWTSSNKAIIQLSGRYRSDDRLWFTFFHEAAHIILHGKKETFLECKNDGGLEEKEEEADKFATQLLIPHASYRDFIEKSVHYSHQNVELFATEIGVSPGIVVGRLQHDGIIPFSHLNQLKQRYVWTEE, encoded by the coding sequence ATGGTTAATCATTATGAATATGAACCTAACTATGCTGTTCCTCCAGGTGAAACACTACTAGACACACTTGAAGAACTTGGTATGACTCAAGCTGAATTAGCGAAACGAATGAATAGGCCAGTGAAGACAATTAATGAAATTATTAAAGGAAAAGCCGAAATAACTCCGGCAACTTCATTGGAGTTAGAGAAGTCAACAGGAGTTCCTTCAGCATTATGGAACAATCTTGAAAAGAAATATCGCGATAAGCTTGCTAGAATTAAAGAACGAGCTCGATTAGAGAACCAAGTGGATTTCCTTAAAAATATCCCTGTTAAGGATATGATTCAGCGTGGTTGGATAACTGAATGTAAGGATTCGATTGAACAACTCATTGAGGTGTTAAAGTTCTTCAGAATTTCTACTACCGAGGCTTGGGAAGCGATTTGGGGAAATGAACTTTCGGGCAATGTGGCCTTCAGAAAGACACTATCGTATGAAAGTGATAAAGGAGCAATATCTTCATGGTTAAGACGTGGGGAGATTGAAGCGGAACAAATTATCTGTAATCCATTTAATAAAACTAAATTTAAATACTTGCTTGAGAATGATCTTAAGACTCTTACGAAGGAGCCGAATCCTGATCAATTCTTACCAGAACTTATCCAACAGTGTTCTGATGTAGGAGTTGCCGTTGTAATCATAAGGGAATTACCGGGTTGCAGGGTAAACGGAGCCACCTATTGGACATCTTCAAACAAGGCTATTATCCAATTGAGTGGTAGATATAGATCGGATGATAGGTTATGGTTTACTTTTTTTCATGAAGCCGCTCATATCATCTTACATGGAAAAAAGGAAACCTTCTTGGAGTGTAAGAATGATGGAGGGCTTGAAGAAAAAGAAGAGGAAGCTGATAAATTTGCAACACAATTGTTAATTCCCCACGCCTCATATAGGGACTTTATAGAGAAATCGGTCCATTACAGTCATCAGAATGTAGAACTCTTTGCCACAGAAATTGGAGTATCTCCAGGAATTGTTGTAGGCAGATTGCAACATGATGGGATAATACCATTCAGTCATTTGAATCAATTGAAACAAAGATATGTTTGGACCGAAGAATAA
- a CDS encoding Fic family protein, with protein MAAVKGIKKLPVVVPQAHIYDLLMKLSGVTEKLGRLDEKFKKSILRTDFINTLALKESVQSTRIEGTQVTFTDMVEQAHKQHTKSEHKEVQNYQDALRIGHERILNGYPISTRLILELHTILMDGARGTNVSKGEFRKIQNFIGPTNRIEDAVYIPVPAQEIGDYMENWELYANKHPYGDKLPHPKLKENEVVIDENAQALLKVAILHAQFESIHPFLDGNGRLGRILIAIYMVQSQLVSSPIFFVSEELEKQRARYYHLLNSVRGNDPDWISWIKFFINACDRMADKLSALLDRAEQLANEGLDKCDRQLQRDVFIYTFREPNTTAVQVSVHFGVAITTARKALNELSDLGLIFKNTSQLRNIEYFNYDVLDLLN; from the coding sequence ATGGCTGCAGTTAAAGGGATTAAAAAATTGCCAGTTGTAGTACCTCAAGCACATATCTATGATTTGTTGATGAAGTTATCAGGAGTAACTGAAAAATTAGGACGATTAGATGAAAAATTCAAGAAATCTATTTTACGTACAGATTTTATAAATACATTGGCACTGAAGGAATCCGTTCAATCTACGAGGATCGAGGGAACACAAGTTACGTTTACCGATATGGTTGAACAGGCACATAAGCAGCATACAAAATCAGAACATAAAGAGGTTCAGAATTACCAGGATGCATTAAGAATAGGTCATGAACGTATTCTTAATGGTTATCCAATCTCTACTAGACTTATTTTAGAGTTACACACTATATTAATGGACGGCGCAAGAGGTACTAACGTATCTAAAGGAGAGTTTCGTAAGATCCAAAATTTCATTGGTCCTACAAATCGAATAGAAGATGCAGTCTATATTCCTGTACCTGCTCAAGAAATAGGAGATTATATGGAGAATTGGGAATTGTACGCGAATAAACATCCATACGGTGACAAGCTTCCTCATCCAAAGTTGAAAGAAAATGAAGTTGTTATTGATGAAAACGCACAAGCATTACTTAAAGTAGCTATTTTACATGCTCAATTCGAGTCAATCCACCCCTTTTTGGATGGTAATGGCCGTTTGGGTAGGATATTAATAGCTATATATATGGTTCAATCACAATTGGTGTCGAGCCCAATATTCTTTGTAAGTGAAGAATTAGAGAAGCAGCGTGCTAGATACTATCATTTATTGAATAGTGTGAGAGGCAATGATCCTGATTGGATTAGCTGGATCAAGTTCTTTATTAATGCTTGTGACCGTATGGCAGATAAGCTCTCAGCCCTATTGGATCGGGCTGAGCAACTAGCTAATGAAGGTCTTGACAAGTGTGATCGCCAACTTCAAAGAGATGTCTTTATTTACACTTTCAGAGAACCCAACACAACAGCTGTTCAAGTATCAGTACACTTTGGAGTAGCTATCACTACTGCAAGGAAGGCACTAAATGAGTTAAGTGATTTGGGTTTGATTTTCAAAAATACAAGTCAATTAAGAAATATTGAGTATTTCAACTACGATGTTCTTGATTTATTGAATTGA
- a CDS encoding heptaprenylglyceryl phosphate synthase has protein sequence MMKSWRHVFKLDPDRELDDRSLDAVCMSGTDAIMVGGSSGVTYENTIDLLSRVRHYELPCVQEVSDMESIVPGFDLYLIPMVLNSSNPAWIVGHQQQAIERFGYLIPWELLVTEGYIVLNADSTVAQLTDAYTELEPLGVVAYAQVADKLMSLPIVYLEYSGTYGDMETVRAVHEELEDAQLIYGGGIKDLHTAQQAAAVSDTIVVGNIIYENLEQALQTVQVVK, from the coding sequence ATGATGAAGTCTTGGAGGCATGTATTTAAGCTTGATCCAGATCGTGAATTGGATGATCGGAGTCTGGATGCAGTATGCATGTCCGGTACAGATGCTATAATGGTAGGTGGGTCATCTGGGGTAACGTATGAGAATACGATAGATTTGTTATCTCGGGTTCGACATTATGAATTGCCATGTGTACAAGAGGTATCCGATATGGAATCCATCGTGCCAGGGTTCGATCTCTATCTAATCCCGATGGTATTGAATAGTTCTAATCCTGCTTGGATTGTAGGACATCAGCAACAGGCGATTGAACGTTTTGGTTATTTGATTCCTTGGGAATTACTCGTTACCGAAGGGTATATTGTTCTGAATGCTGACTCCACCGTTGCACAGCTGACGGATGCGTATACCGAACTTGAACCATTAGGGGTTGTAGCTTACGCGCAAGTGGCGGACAAGCTGATGTCATTGCCCATTGTATACTTGGAATACAGTGGTACTTATGGCGATATGGAAACGGTACGAGCAGTACATGAGGAACTAGAGGACGCCCAACTTATTTATGGCGGGGGTATCAAAGACCTTCACACAGCCCAGCAAGCGGCAGCAGTCAGCGACACGATTGTAGTCGGTAACATTATTTATGAGAATCTAGAACAAGCATTGCAGACCGTACAGGTTGTGAAATGA